A single region of the Brachypodium distachyon strain Bd21 chromosome 3, Brachypodium_distachyon_v3.0, whole genome shotgun sequence genome encodes:
- the LOC100846942 gene encoding glycine-rich cell wall structural protein yields the protein MASTKALFVLAVLLASAVLLTTAAPAEQTHDKEEKVSTNSAGIQDGWRGGGGGGYPGHGGGGYGPVHCGRWGCCRRGYHGNCMRCCGANEKAPVEEVHN from the exons ATGGCGTCGACAAAAGCTCTCTTCGTgctcgccgtcctcctcgcgTCGGCCGTCCTCCTCACCACGGCGGCGCCCGCCGAGCAAACTC ATGAcaaggaggagaaggtgaGCACCAACAGCGCCGGCATCCAGGACGGCtggcgcggcgggggcggcggcggatacccgggccacggcggcggcgggtacgGCCCAGTCCACTGCGGCCGGTggggctgctgccgccgcgggtACCACGGCAACTGCATGCGCTGCTGCGGGGCCAACGAGAAGGCCCCCGTGGAGGAGGTGCACAACTGA